A genomic window from Plasmodium chabaudi chabaudi strain AS genome assembly, chromosome: 8 includes:
- a CDS encoding 6-cysteine protein has protein sequence MGVLGKNKYKPIRCLVWWIGLCLILWSSFLESLNKFNPLLKEEGSLYLKVAYNCEYSGLIDLENNYILHYCFFVSDETNGLAFTTFNTLKLKWDLPKEVLLYKNDNIQGYSFITDFITNNLILIYDINNIIKVTVFNNYIEPSVISNKITLNYKMVHKFNIISKITYFYKNKKSLFMCGMNNGGNIICSFSFDYGLTMKDENMIEFILKDPIPIRQYKIDVKFKKHYVYFNLREEKKEISFYEFKCFPDTEDSYTCDPLNRILADLQNLKYKYILRTKDSQIVSYQKGNICYIGWSFNSLNINTEIDKQISDTDCFNVSIVQREEHLLVTFRKDAPPGDNAGKEYYTLFEKLIHRESGCELRLDAGSLYVTNIFMENTCNLWVSDLDTKREDDDEVSFIIVVPKSFNVVKNKCFESNNNMNSSIYYLKQHEEEDSNIKTFIFTVYKHILIQEIDQNNKCAFENNINKEKIYVVLNMEDYYKTYICDITIENCDLFIYEQSKITISFNKNWIVDEEIKQSNILYNGVYVSLYNILSQTNANNLIEINNNNIVITIPSFIPSTRTIKIAFFRKIGRSDEMNEYEEDDEKSNDEIIQGSGKYGKVSNKETRYVYIRLQKTYKPIKKVLGINFSDTFDIYYKYYKFYKENIKFLVNDFSETNYIGMICQTNKETDVKPCSFTFINDPSQNTSIPISSLIKKPPFLSYFNKNRIQRQNSTEYVSETRFIFPKNFNETLQEKGIKDIHFRCICSTHNGKNEIDTNNEIQYFITTGNISNEDLFEAPRHITNNTLSTANQNSRTNNRNNKLAKKMDSLPNNKNKENTKYHYYSGSVNKSQFNFFQFFVGIAILHALVCFL, from the exons atgggGGTGttaggaaaaaataaatacaaaccCATTAGATGTCTAGTTTGGTGGATTGGGTTGTGTCTTATTTTATGGAGTAGCTTTTTAGAGAGcctaaataaatttaaccCATTGCTTAAAGAAGAAGGAtctttatatttgaaaGTAGCATATAATTGTGAATATAGTGGTTTGATCGATTTAgagaataattatattttacattattgtttttttgttagTGATGAAACAAATGGATTAGCATTTACTACATTCAatacattaaaattaaaatgggATTTACCAAAAGaagttttattatacaaaaatgataatatacaaggatattcatttattacaGATTTTATTACCAacaatttaattttgatttatgatataaataatataataaaggtaacagtatttaataattatattgaaCCATCTgttatatcaaataaaattactttaaattataagatggtacataaatttaatataatatctaagattacatatttttataaaaataaaaaatcattatttatgtgtGGTATGAATAATGGtggaaatataatatgttctttttcatttgattATGGATTAACTATGAAAGATGAGAATATGATCgagtttattttaaaagatcCGATCCCAATACGtcaatataaaatagatgtaaaatttaaaaaacattatgtttattttaatttaagagaagaaaaaaaagaaataagtTTTTATGAGTTTAAATGTTTTCCAGATACAGAAGATTCCTATACTTGTGATCCTTTAAATAGAATTTTAGCAGACTTACAAAATctcaaatataaatatatacttcgAACGAAAGATTCACAAATTGTTTCGTAccaaaaaggaaatatatgTTACATTGGATGGTCTTTTAATTCGTTAAACATAAATACTGAGATAGATAAACAAATTTCTGACACAGATTGTTTTAATGTCTCGATTGTTCAAAGAGAAGAACATCTTTTGGTCACCTTCAGAAAAGATGCACCTCCGGGTGACAACGCAGGGAAGGAATACTACACACTGTTCGAG AAACTGATTCACAGGGAAAGCGGATGCGAACTGCGACTAGATGCAGGGAGTCTCTATGTCACAAACATCTTTATGGAAAACACATGTAACCTTTGGGTAAGTGATTTAGATACAAAAAGAGAAGATGATGATGAAGtaagttttattattgtagttcctaaatcatttaatgtcgtaaaaaataaatgtttcgaaagtaataataatatgaatagctcaatttattatttaaaacaacaTGAAGAAGAGGATAGCAATATAAAGACATTTATATTCACAgtttataaacatatattgaTACAAGAGATagatcaaaataataaatgtgcatttgaaaataatataaataaagaaaaaatatatgttgtCTTAAATATGGaagattattataaaacttATATTTGTGATATTACAATTGAAAATTGTgatctttttatttatgaacaaagtaaaataacaataagttttaataaaaattggatagtagatgaagaaataaaacaatcGAACATACTTTATAATGGTGTGTATGtatctttatataatatattaagtcAAACTAATgctaataatttaattgaaataaataataacaatattgTAATAACTATCCCATCTTTTATACCTAGTACAAGGACAATCAaaattgcattttttaGGAAAATCGGAAGAAGTGATGAAATGAATGAATATGAAgaagatgatgaaaaaagtaatgatgaaataattCAAGGTAGTGGTAAATATGGAAAAGTATCTAATAAAGAAACTcgatatgtttatatacgATTACAAAAAACTTATAAgcctataaaaaaagtattggGAATAAATTTCTCAGATacttttgatatatattataaatattacaaattttataaagaaaatattaaatttttagtaaatgatttttcagaaacaaattatattggTATGATATGTcaaacaaataaagaaacaGATGTAAAACCATGTAGTTTCACTTTTATAAATGATCCTAGCCAAAATACATCTATACCTATTTCATctcttataaaaaaaccaccatttttatcttactttaataaaaatagaatacAACGTCAAAATAGTACTGAATATGTAAGTGAAActcgttttatttttccaaaaaattttaatgaaaCATTACAAGAAAAAGGAATTAAAGATATACATTTTAGATGTATTTGTTCTACCCATAATGGGAAAAATGAAATCGATACgaataatgaaatacaatattttataaccACTGGAAATATATCTAATGAAGATTTATTTGAAGCCCCTAGACACATTACAAATAATACTTTATCTACCGCCAATCAGAATTCAAGAACAAACAACAGAAATAACAAAttagcaaaaaaaatggattcTTTACCTaataataagaataaagaaaatacaaaatatcattattattctgGTTCAGTTAATAAATCccaatttaattttttccagTTTTTTGTAGGTATAGCTATACTTCATGCTTTggtatgttttttatag
- a CDS encoding proteasome subunit alpha type-3, putative, whose product MAGLSAGYDLSVSTFSPDGRLYQVEYIYKAINNNNTSISLECKDGVISCSINTTLEKNKMIKKNSYNRIYYVNNNIIITYAGLDGDARNIIDRIKSEANNYFLNFHTNIPLHILANRISLYIHAYTLYWHLRPFASSIIISSYDKNEKGEIYCIEPSGACYKYYGVVIGKNKELFKTEIEKKDYKHVSVREALVDIYKFILGSDDHINKDNISHLVNFSWICEESSFESQTIDQEILDDALNAAVESVNQLN is encoded by the exons ATGGCAGGATTAAGTGCAGGGTATGACTTATCAGTGTCGACATTTTCACCAGATGGTAGACTATATCAAgttgaatatatttataaagcaataaataataacaacaCTTCTATAAGTTTAGAATGTAAAGATGGTGTTATTAGCTGTTCTATAAATACAAcattggaaaaaaataaaatgataaaaaaaaatagctataacagaatatattatgttaataataatattataataacataTGCTGGTTTAGATGGTGATGcaagaaatataattgatAGAATCAAAAGTGAAgctaataattattttttaaactttcATACAAATATACCATTACACATTTTAGCAAATAGaatatctttatatatacatgccTATACATTATATTGGCATTTGAGACCATTTGCTTCCTcaataattatatcatcttatgataaaaatgaaaaag GTGAAATATATTGCATCGAGCCAAGTGGCGCATGCTACAAATATTACGGCGTAGTAATCggaaaaaacaaagaattatttaaaacagaAATTGAAAAGAAAGATTATAAGCATGTAAGTGTTAGAGAAGCCCTAGtagacatatataaatttattttaggTAGCGAtgatcatataaataaagataatattTCCCACTTAGTAAATTTTTCATGGATATGTGAAGAATCATCATTTGAATCTCAAACAATTGATCAGGAAATTTTAGATGATGCCTTAAATGCTGCTGTAGAATCAGTTAatcaattaaattaa
- a CDS encoding E3 ubiquitin-protein ligase, putative, giving the protein MSITDEYDLGMYKNLVLSNSCKNEDLLCIFNSSSFLNTICFFIFIIIVLWSMTILSRIYLSYSIVKFLRNRKAIYMKNLSKYIEEIKILCRSHVNDIIRIKKKITPKVVERINLNISINKNIQLFKNYLSSSASDLNNYYKYSIAFTFSSKNCTHITLYWGVLLKEVNDFIYKKSKKNKKKKGIDKRNTIISIGNIKTFLREGFNKTLPKKKTTDATTFLLNKKTQSEFYYQNEEDDNINFTSCYYKTSNSFFTSGNNISYNMPYDENFCVNDILHKIEEEKRLMNNSEDEIDLNEINKNNKFTIGDSSNNDIDNHIESLFNETSNVRIPLIIVLQEVSPNGDKYMSSNDFNSNFSSNEIYSANGTSNTSSYATAENVNANKFDNTNSNYNSALESNGIDNPNSNNNTSNTLIVLVDFKKNKDKYKPILIKDICIVNENKLPSTQKSKKKNNQSQFIDILDIYGHEEHDKECLICMASYKDTLLMPCRHSSFCYDCMKSLRQEKCPICRCLFTSFIKFPLKNINK; this is encoded by the exons ATGAGTATTACAGACGAGTATGACCTTGGCATGTACAAAAACCTTGTCTTGTCAAACAGCTGCAAAAATGAAGATCTTCtctgtatttttaattcttcaaGCTTTCTAAACACAATatgtttctttatatttatcataattgTTTTATGGTCGATGACTATTTTGTCtcgaatatatttatcgtATAGCATTGTGAAGTTCCTCCGAAATAGGAAG GcgatttatatgaaaaaccTATCGAAGTACattgaagaaataaaaatattgtgcAGAAGCCATGTTAACGATATAATAaggattaaaaaaaaaataactcCGAAGGTTGTTGAACgaataaatttaaacataAGTATAAATAAGAACATTCAGTTATTTAAGAATTATTTAAGTTCAAGTGCAAgcgatttaaataattattataaatattcaattGCATTTACATTTTCTTCAAAGAATTGTACACACATAACTTTATATTGGGGTGTACTATTAAAAGAAGTTAAcgattttatatataaaaaatcaaaaaaaaataaaaaaaaaaaagggatAGATAAACGAAATACAATTATATCTattggaaatataaaaacattctTAAGAGAAggttttaataaaacattacctaaaaaaaaaacaactgATGCAACTacatttttgttaaataaaaaaacacaaaGTGAATTCTACTATcaaaatgaagaagatgataatataaattttactagctgttattataaaacatcaaattccttttttacTAGTGgcaataatatatcatataatatgcCATATGATGAAAACTTTTGTGTTAATgatattttacataaaatcGAAGAAGAAAAACGATTGATGAATAATAGTGAAGATGAAAttgatttaaatgaaataaataaaaataataaatttacaatAGGAGATAGTTCAAACAATGACATAGATAATCATATTGAAAGTCTATTTAATGAAACATCAAATGTGAGAATACCTTTGATTATTGTTCTTCAAGAGGTATCACCAAATGGTGATAAATACATGAGCAGTAATGATTTTAATTCAAATTTTAGTAGTAACGAAATTTATTCTGCTAACGGAACTAGCAATACTAGCAGTTATGCTACTGCAGAAAATGTAAATGCAAACAAATTTGATAACACAaattcaaattataattcaGCTCTTGAAAGTAATGGAATAGATAATCCAAATtcgaataataatacatcaAATACATTAATTGTATTAGTagactttaaaaaaaataaagataaatataaacctattttaataaaagatatatgTATAGTTAACGAAAACAAACTACCTTCAACacaaaaatcaaaaaaaaaaaataatcaatcacaatttattgatatattaGATATATATGGACATGAAGAGCATGATAAAGAATGTTTAATTTGTATGGCATCATATAAAGATACTTTGTTAATGCCTTGTAGACATTCTTCATTTTGCTATGATTGCATGAAATCGCTTAGGCAGGAAAAATGCCCTATATGCCGTTGTTTATTTacttcatttattaaatttccattaaaaaatataaacaaatga
- a CDS encoding tubulin-specific chaperone, putative — MNDYIKVDLVHNLYKNKKWKEIKLNTFDTLSNIKKKIYGHTGTSADNMNLYAYDELNIENTQIFLNNDQLTLNDYGVKNNYIIYIHEINPTFHNDIIYNMDDEKNLEKLKHLKYEINDEDYDKRQDSFRKFIQKLKQNQKNNIPKSKEENIQNSNHNLYDQELYKIGNRCRIIIGDRRGTLKFVGNLKNNDVIYVGVDLDEPLGNSDGFYQKKKLFECKGDKYGYIGNINSVEVGDFPPFDIMDFDEF; from the coding sequence ATGAATGACTACATAAAGGTCGATTTAGTACACAACTTATAtaagaacaaaaaatggaaagaaataaaactaAATACGTTTGACACATTAAGTAATATTaagaagaaaatttatGGGCATACAGGAACTTCAGCAGATAATATGAACTTATATGCATACGATGAATTgaatattgaaaatacacaaatttttttaaataacgATCAACTAACCTTAAATGATTATggtgtaaaaaataattatataatttatatacatgaaATAAATCCAACATTCCATaatgatattatatataatatggatgatgaaaaaaatttagaaaaattaaaacatttaaaatatgaaataaatgatgaagatTATGATAAAAGACAAGATAGCtttagaaaatttattcaaaaaCTTAAACAaaaccaaaaaaataatataccaaaaagtaaagaagaaaatatacaaaattcaaatcataatttatatgatcaggaattatataaaatagggAACAGGTGTAGAATTATAATAGGTGATAGGAGAGGAACTCTAAAATTTGTTggaaatttaaaaaataatgatgttATTTATGTTGGTGTAGATTTAGATGAACCTTTAGGAAACTCTGATggattttatcaaaaaaaaaaattatttgaatgcAAGGGAGACaaatatggatatataGGAAATATTAATTCGGTTGAAGTTGGAGATTTCCCTCCTTTTGATATAATGGATTTTGATGAGTTTTAA
- a CDS encoding GTPase-activating protein, putative yields the protein MNNPPFPCENTSNNINDKTLEYDKQNGNKLESRVCPKNAQYISERMSNPDNKLDINKAINADSLISTEMNIPMNNDFPDQDNKYIENFETNINKNICPKLGEAYCKSIEEENEYLEEWDVVRKRIFDPTLGLRKHYAKELLSCGEKNNTRILEKWSSMINRNINWFMKAHKTTFLRRVKRGIPQKYRWKVWMHITNSISLVNKFEKRYYYLYKKTSNYSNLIYIDISRTFPELLIFDKYAQEQLYRILNAYANYESSVGYCQGMNFIVGLLLIVSNFNELETFCVLVSLMDNYHLKNFYKEKFPLLNRFIYVFEKILKFEVPDLFEHFNNEEVHPPVYLHQWLLTLFIASLPIKSVIVIWDYLFSTSIKMILIISVALLKILKNYLVKNNFEKILKLLKSMKYNESNDDILIAKLLIKKSELVILNTGLAYIFENIEREDIPLDVKFKFSINNITNFHFKTVTPNYSKNEFENNDQTSGENQNNITQGNNTTFSDLDGVSLLNFFSTSILPKSNFNKSTEEKELKQDANYDLKTVEKTESQNNINEIYYKMLSSNEKNQLSESDNDYPSENKIDDNQNENYEYSDVHKKENSQGYSDDTSSHNNYGDRSEEIDSKQMDFEKYNIINNKHDRNDRKKNSDNIKRHAYYYKNSQNSDDPFCNNYGLQNKQSQNNLIDKVKIKKKFKYNTKDKEKNDDHAHTSDSSEELPYPGTNGDKDESILNISDYIDNNKNSNPNDGPQNDSEENGLSFFNMIQSYAKDNNWFDVSSINKYYNFNKTSSDLELDSMGINKKDKLGDSN from the coding sequence atgaataacCCACCATTTCCTTGTGAAAACACATCaaacaatataaatgacAAAACATTGGAATATgataaacaaaatggaaataaactTGAATCTAGGGTTTGTCCGAAAAATGCACAATATATATCGGAACGTATGTCAAACCCGGATAATAAACtcgatataaataaagcgATAAATGCAGATTCTTTAATATCAACAGAAATGAATATACCTATGAATAATGATTTTCCAGATCaagataataaatatattgaaaattttgaaacaaatataaataaaaatatatgcccAAAACTAGGAGAAGCATATTGTAAATCAATcgaagaagaaaatgaatatcTTGAAGAATGGGATGTAGTTcgaaaaagaatatttgATCCTACCTTAGGACTTCGAAAACATTATGCTAAGGAATTATTATCATGtggtgaaaaaaataatacacgtattttagaaaaatggTCATCCATGATTAatagaaatattaattGGTTTATGAAGGCACATAAAACAACATTCCTTAGGAGAGTGAAAAGAGGTATTCCACAAAAATATCGATGGAAAGTTTGGATGCATATAACAAATAGTATAAGTTTggtaaataaatttgaaaaaagatattattatttatataaaaagacatcaaattatagtaatttaatatatatagatatatcaAGAACATTTCCAgaacttttaatttttgataaGTATGCTCAAGAACAATTATATCGAATATTAAATGCATATGCAAATTATGAATCATCTGTTGGATATTGTCAAGGAATGAATTTTATAGTAGGCTTACTTCTCATCGTTAGTAATTTTAATGAACTCGAAACATTTTGTGTTCTAGTAAGCTTAATGGATAACTACCATTTAAAAAACttttataaagaaaaatttcCTTTACTTAAtagatttatatatgtatttgaaaaaatattaaaatttgaagTACCAGATTTGTTCGAgcattttaataatgaagaagTACATCCACCAGTATACTTACATCAATGGTTATTGACTTTATTTATTGCAAGCTTACCAATCAAAAGCGTTATAGTTATATGGGACTATCTATTTAGTACAAGCATCAAAATGATTCTAATAATTTCAGTtgctttattaaaaattttaaaaaattatctagttaaaaataattttgaaaagaTTCTTAAATTGCTCAAATCGATGAAATATAACGAAAGtaatgatgatatattaattgcaaaactattaataaaaaaatcagagcttgttattttaaatactgGATTAGCAtacatttttgaaaatatcgAAAGAGAAGACATACCCTTAGAtgttaaatttaaattctctatcaataatattacaaattttcattttaaaacTGTAACTCcaaattattcaaaaaatgaatttgaaaataatgatcaAACAAGTGGtgaaaatcaaaataatataactcAAGGGAATAATACAACTTTTTCAGATCTAGATGGGGTgtcattattaaattttttttctacaaGCATTTTGCCAAaatcaaattttaataaaagtaCAGAAGAGAAAGAACTTAAACAGGATGCTAACTATGATTTAAAGACTGTTGAAAAAACAGAAAGTCAAAATAACATTAAcgaaatttattataaaatgctAAGCagtaatgaaaaaaatcaacTAAGCGAAAGTGATAATGATTATCCAtctgaaaataaaatagatgacaatcaaaatgaaaattatgaatattccgatgttcataaaaaagaaaatagtCAAGGATATTCAGATGACACCAGTTctcataataattatggaGATAGATCTGAAGAAATAGATTCTAAACAAATggattttgaaaaatacaacataataaacaataaaCACGATAGAAAcgatagaaaaaaaaactctgataatataaaacgacatgcttattattataaaaattcgCAAAATAGTGACGATCcattttgtaataattatgGTTTACAAAATAAGCAATCTCAAAATAATCTAATTGataaagtaaaaattaaaaaaaaatttaaatataataccaaagataaagaaaaaaatgatgaccATGCACATACAAGTGATAGTAGTGAAGAATTGCCATATCCTGGTACGAATGGAGATAAAGATGaaagtatattaaatatttctgaTTATATAgataacaataaaaatagtaatccCAATGATGGACCACAAAATGATTCCGAAGAAAATGGATTAAGCTTCTTCAACATGATACAATCATATGCCAAAGATAATAATTGGTTTGATGTGTCCTCCATAAATAAgtattacaattttaataaaacatcTTCGGATCTAGAATTAGATAGTATGGGAATTAACAAAAAGGATAAGTTAGGAGACAGTAACTAA
- a CDS encoding prefoldin-like protein, putative, with protein MANLENLKEEDVKGGTERILLKLKNEKINENILKRTMKEYEETLDILSVLTKKLNYKIMIPFSKMAFFEGEVKYTNNIYQDIGCNTYCERTSYQAYEFLKKKLAFYQDKYKIVSNSINKLTKELELSLELTHTMKLENEGNKNNSFIRPDGFLEIREEYNESDEGEQENSHHPNNAITNFAENKNDVINVADNKLNADKVKREDTEVGLKNCENKNAQNKTETDKHVNETKKVINSKSLNVNKQGLLNISERYESSGSSSRSSSRSSSNAR; from the coding sequence ATGGCAAACCTTGAGAATTTAAAGGAGGAAGATGTAAAGGGGGGAACAGAAAGGATTTTACTTAAActgaaaaatgaaaaaataaatgaaaatatattaaaaagaacAATGAAAGAATATGAAGAAACATTAGATATTTTATCtgtattaacaaaaaaattaaattataaaattatgatcccattttcaaaaatggCATTTTTTGAAGGGGaagtaaaatatacaaacaaCATTTATCAGGACATTGGATGTAATACATATTGTGAAAGAACATCATATCAAGcatatgaatttttaaaaaaaaaactagcCTTCTACcaagataaatataaaattgtttcaaactctataaataaattaacaaaGGAACTTGAATTATCTCTTGAACTTACACATACAATGAAGTTAGAGAAtgaaggaaataaaaataactcCTTTATAAGACCAGACGGATTTTTAGAAATCCGAGAGgaatataatgaaagtGATGAAGGAGAACAAGAAAACTCTCACCATCCCAACAATGCAATTACCAATTTTgctgaaaataaaaacgatGTTATCAATGTGGCTGACAACAAACTGAATGCTGATAAAGTGAAAAGAGAAGATACAGAAGTGGGTcttaaaaattgtgaaaataaaaatgcacaaaataaaacagaAACAGATAAGCATGTTAATGAAActaaaaaagttataaattCCAAAAGTTTGAATGTAAATAAACAGGGGCTCCTCAACATATCCGAGCGATACGAAAGTAGTGGGAGCAGCAGTCGAAGTAGCAGCCGAAGTAGCAGCAATGCAAGGTGA